GCCGGGAGTATAGACGGGGCTCCTCCTGGAGTCGCCGTTCGTGGGGAGGCCTCGCCGGGCTGCTACCCGCGCTAGCTGGCGGTCGGAACCTCGCGCTTCACTAGCGCTCCGAAGTTGGAGCAGGTGTCGAAGAACTCGTGCCGACACATCGTGCCCTACCCGGAGTGCGGATTGCGCGATGTGTCGGTGGAGCAGTGAACATCTCAGCCTTCGAGAAAGACGGCTGGGCGGGGGGAGGAAGATTGAGCGATGCGGTTCTCCGCGGATCCTTCCATGCTGCGCCTGTCCATCACGTGCACTGAAAGACTGGGATCCGGGGCTCATGAACGATAGGAAGCGAATGGGTAGGAATGCGCCAGGAATGTGGGCTGCCTGGCTGGTGTGTCTGGGACTGGGATGTGTGGCGAACCAGCCGGTGCCCCCGAAGGGCGAAGAGCCTACTCCCCCTGCCACGGATCAGAGCCCTGGCAGGCGTGTGGACTTCGACAGGGATTGGAAGTTCGTCCTGGTCAACCCCGAGGGAATCACCGACCCGAGCGGTTCCTATGCGACCGCGCATGAGCCGTCTTTCGATGACTCGTCGTGGAGGAAGCTGAATGTTCCTCACGACTGGAGCATCGAGCGGGACCCCAGCCCGGGGCCGGGGACCACCAGTGGGACGGGCTTCTTCCAGGGGGGTCTGGGCTGGTACCGGAAGACTTTCACCCTCCCGTCGTCGATGGCGGGAAAGAAGCTCTCCATCGAATTCGATGGCGTGTACATGGACTCCTACGTCTATGTGAATGGTGAACTGGTGGGCAACCACCCCTATGGCTACACCGCCTTCGACGTGGACCTGTCCTCCCGGGTGTACACGGATGGGGTGACGCCCAACGTCATCGCCGTGAAGGTCCAGAACCAGCTTCCGAGCAGCCGGTGGTACTCCGGCAGTGGCATCTACAGGCACGTCCACCTGACGGTGACGGACCCCATCCACGTGGTGCGTTGGGGCACCTTCGTCACCGTCCCGGAACTCGAGAAGACGGTGGGAGAGGGCTACGCGAACGTCCGCGTGCAGACCGACGTGGTCAACGAGGGCGGCACCCCGAAGGACGTAGAGGTCCGCTCCCTGGTGAAGGACGCCAACGGGAAGGTCGTGGCGCAGGTCACGTCACTCGCCACCGCGCTGGGCCCGGCGCCCCAGCGGCTCACGGCCACCCTCCGGGTCGAGCACCCCACGCTCTGGTCGTTGGCGAATCCCTACCGGTACACCCTGGAAACCGCCCTCGTCTCCGAGGGCAAGGAGGTGGACACCACCTCCACCCGCTTCGGCATGCGGTATTTCCGCATCGATCCCAACGAGGGCTTCTCGCTCAACGGCGAGTCCACGAAGATCCAGGGAGTCGATCTGCACCATGATCTCGGCGCCCTGGGGGCGGCCGTTCACCGCGATGCCCTGGTGCGGCAGATGACGATCATGAAGAGCATGGGGGTCAACGCCCTCAGGACCGCGCACAACCCGCCTGCTCCCGAACTGATCGACATCTGCGAGGAGATGGGCATCGTCATGCTGGTGGAGGCCTTCGACTCCTGGAGGACCGGGAAGAACCCGTATGACTACGGGCGCTTCTTCGATGAGCACAGTGATGCCGACATCAAGGAGATGGTGAACGCCGCCAAGAACTCTCCCGCGGTCATCATGTGGTCCATTGGCAACGAGATTCCGGATTCGACCTCGGAGGCGGGTCTGGCGATGGCCCAGCGACTGGTCGAGGACATCAAGTCCATCGACACCTCCCGGCCCATCGTCATCGGCTCGGACAAGTACCGGCGCGTGCCTGCTCCGGAGTCGCCGGCCGCGCGCATCCTCGGGCTGCTGGATGGCCTGGGTCTGAACTACAACACGGCGAAGTCGGTGGATGGGCTCCGGGCCGCGTTTCCGGGCAAGTTCCTCTTCGAGTCGGAGTCCTCGTCGGAGACGTCCACCCGGGGCGTGTACCAGGACCCCCACCTGCTGAACACCGGTGAGAACTACACCCCGGGCAAGCGGGGCACGTCCTCCTACGACAACAACCTGGCCTCCTGGACCATGAGTGGGGAGTACGGCCTGAAGAAGGACCGGGACCGGAAGTTCTTCGCCGGCGAGTTCCTCTGGTCGGGCATCGACTACATCGGCGAGCCGACCCCGTACGACGTCTATCCCGTGAAGGCCTCGTTCTTTGGCGCCGTGGACACGGCCGGCTTCCCCAAGGACATGTATTACCTGTTCAAGAGCCAGTGGACCCAGGAGCCCATGGTCCATCTGCTTCCCATGAACTGGACGGACCACGCGCCTGGCCAGCCCGTGGCTGTCTGGGCCTATGCCAATGTCGATACGGTGGAGCTGCTCCTGAACGGCCAGTCCCTGGGCGAGCGGAAGTTCAGCCACAAGAAGACCCTGGATGGCCGGGCGTATCTGGAGACGGACGAGGCCACCGGTGACGACAAGACATTCACCTCGGGCCCCTTCCCGGGCAGCTACACCAGTCCCAATGGCAGTGCCGGCAAGCTGCACCTGTCCTGGAGCGTGCCGTTCGCGCCGGGAGAGCTGGTGGCGGTCGCCAAGAAGGACGGCGTGGAGGTGGCCCGGGACGTGCTGCGGACCGCCGGAGCGCCGAACACCTTGAGGCTGACCCCGGACAAGACGGTCATCACCGCGGACGGCAAGTCGCTGGTGTTCGTGACGGCCGAGGTCGTGGACTCGAAGGGGGTGATGGTTCCCAGCGCCGCGAACCTGATTCACTTCCAGGTGACGGGCGGAGCCCTGGTGGGCGCCGACAACGGGCGTCAGGAGAGCGCGGAGAACTACAAGGCCTCTTCCCGGACGGCCTTCAACGGCAAGGCGCTGGCCATCATCCAGTCCAGCGTCACCTCCGGGCCCATCACCGTCACCGCGTCATCGGACGGGCTGACTCCGGGCTCCACGACGATTGTCTCCGAGGGCGGGAGTGGTTCCGTGGCTGGCTCCGCGGCGACCTCGACTCCGGTGGGCCCGGCCAGGAGCGTGGGGACCGTGCCGGCAGCGGATCCGGAAATCCCCACCGCTGACGCGAGCTACTCGGGCTCTCCCCAGTCGGTGCCCGCGGCGATGCTCGACGGGAACAAGACCTCGGGGGGCTGGTCGAACTTCTATGAGAAGGCGGCCACCGCGCTCCTGCCCGCGGTGAGCCAGGCCAACGCGTCGGACTGGGTCTCGCTCAAGTGGCCCCAGGCGCGGTCCCTCGATTCCGTGACGGCCTGGTTCACGACCGGCGCGAAGCGCGTGCTGCCCGCCTCGCTCGTGGTGACCTACTGGGACGGCAAGGGCTACGTGCCGGTCTCCCACCCCTCCATCTCCTGGGCGTCCGCCTCGAACCAGCCCACGGTGATCTCCTTCGACCCGGTCCAGACCACCGAGCTGCGGCTGGAGATGACGAGCCCCGCTCCGGGGTCCGCCACCGGCTTCCTGCAGATCTCGGAGCTCGAGGTGCCAGTGAGCCGCTGATGATTCATGCGGTATTGGGATGAGTTCATGGCGTCCGACTCCCCCGCTCCCTCACTCACGGTGTCGAAGGTCTCAACACCATGAGTGGGGGAGTTGCACCGTGCGTTCATCTCGGCGTCCGCGGAGCCGCTGCTCGCCGGGCGTCGCCTTGCGATGCTCCTTCACTTCTTTCGAGAATGCGGCTGGCCCGGGTTGGCCTTGGGCATTCACACACGGAGCAGGCTCATGAAGAGGTTGGAGAACAAGGTCGCCGTCATCACTGGCGGTGGCGGCGGGATTGGCGCGGCGACGGCGAAGCTCTTCCTGCAGGAGGGCGCCCGGGTGCTGATCGTGGGCCGCACCGAGGAGAAGCTTCGCAAGACGCTCCAGGAACTCCACCACGAGAACCTCGGCTACGCCGTCGCGGACGTGTCCAGGGTCGAGGACACGCGGCGCTACATCCAGCAGGCGGCGGAGCGCTTCGGCGGCGTCGACGTGCTGGTGGGCAACGCGGGCGCCGAGGGCCCCTACAAGCCCCTGGACGAGCACTCCGTGGAGGACTTCGACGAGGTGATGGCCGTCAACGTGCGCGGCTGCTGGTTGGCCGTCAAATACGCGTTCCCCGAGATGCGCAAGCGCGGAGGCGGGAGCATCGTCCTCACCTCCTCGGTGATGGGGCTCGTCGCGTTTCCGTCCAACTCGGCGTACACCGCCGCCAAGCACGCGGTGGTGGGCCTGGCGCGCTCGCTGGCGCACGACGGCGCGCCGTTCAACATCCGGGTGAACGCGGTGTGCCCGGGCGTCATCGACAACGACATGACGGCGGGTATCCACACGCGGCTCGCGCCCGGCAACGAGGACGTGGTGAAGAGCCGGATGGCTCAGCGAATCCCCATGCAGCGCTACGGGACGAACGAGGAGATCGCCCGTCTGAACCTCTTCCTCGCCAGTGACGAGAGCAGCTACAGCACGGGTGGGGTGTTCGTGTCGGACGGCGGCATGACAGCCGGCGTGCGAGGCCGGTGAGCCACCCCGGAGCCGGAGCCTGAGCTCCGGCCCCGGAGCCGCGGCAGGTGTTCCGCAGTGGGTGTCAAAGAACTCGTGCCAACACGTCGCGCGCTACGAGTCGTTCGACACCTTCTTCAGACACCTTCCTCAGTCGCAGTCGATGTCGTTGAAGGAGTTGTAGGGCTCGCCAGCGACGCTCTCGGTCTCGCTGTTGCCGCAGGCCGCGGTGATCGTCTGGGCGTCCTTGGTCGAGATCCACCAGGAGTCGATGCCCCTGAACTCGTCGTCGATGTTGCCAGCGGCCAGGCCGGAGATGTTGCAGCCGATGCCCGTGGTGCAGCCACCGAGGCCGGGCATGCCCGGGTTCGCGCCCTCGCCCTCGTACGTGGGCGAGGACGGCGGGGTGACCTTGGGCGTCAGGACGTTGTTCGGGAACTCCGCCCTGTCGACGGTGATGCAGTTGGCGTTCGGGGAGTCGGTGACGCCCGACGCATTGCGGATGATGCAGTTCAAGGCGGACCCGAAGTAGTAGGCGTAGCGGTTGCCACTCTCGGGCAGGAAGCCCACGGTATGCACGTTCTCCGAGTATCTGCCGTTCTCCTCGTGGTAGGCGCGCTGAGCGGAGAACCAGGCCTTCAAGTTGCCTTTGGCCTCCCCCTGCGCGGCGAGGGCCTGCCGCTTGAGGAAGTTCGGGATGGCGATGACCGCGAGGATGCTGAGCATGGCCGTCACGATCGTGAATTCGATGATCGTGAAGCCTCGATGCTTGCGAATGTTGGGACGGTGCATGGTGTTCCTTCTGGGATGTGCGGTGGGTTTGACCGCGTCCCTTCAAGGGGTTGGACTGCGTGTGCCGGCTTGAGCATGAGTCATGCCAGGGCAGGCGGACGGCCAAGCCCTTGGAATGAGGCGTAACCCCCCCCTGTTCTGGCAGCGGGAAGTGACGTTTTTCGGCTGACGGATGACACCCAACGTCATCGCCGACTCCGGCAGGCCAACCGTGGCTTCCTGAACTAGCGCCTCTCCTCGTGTGCACCGCCCCGGGTGTCCTGGGCCGGGTCGAGGGCGGACCAGCGCGATGCCAGGACGGCGAGCAACTCGACCATGCGCGGATCGAAGGTCTCGAGGTATGGCGCGAGCCGTGCGCCGGCGATGCCCTGGCTCAGTCGCGACAGGATGACCCGGCTCTCGGACTCCTCGACGAGGGCCGTGACCAGCTCGCGCTGATAGAGGGCAAGCTCCTCGACGTCGAGCGGGTCGGGGAGTGGCGTGGTGCTGGCGTCGCGCACCGGACTGACGGGCGTTGCACTGGCCTCGGTCACCACTTCGACCACGGCACGGTACTGGGCGCGCCACTCGTCTCGCACGGCCCTCGACTCGAGGGTTTCGCTTCGTCGTTCGACGATGACGACCTCGCAATGGGGACAGAGGTCGAGCGCCCGGCGGAGCAGGGACAGCACCGGCGGCAGCAGGGGTCCGTCATGAC
Above is a window of Cystobacter fuscus DNA encoding:
- a CDS encoding glycoside hydrolase family 2 TIM barrel-domain containing protein codes for the protein MWAAWLVCLGLGCVANQPVPPKGEEPTPPATDQSPGRRVDFDRDWKFVLVNPEGITDPSGSYATAHEPSFDDSSWRKLNVPHDWSIERDPSPGPGTTSGTGFFQGGLGWYRKTFTLPSSMAGKKLSIEFDGVYMDSYVYVNGELVGNHPYGYTAFDVDLSSRVYTDGVTPNVIAVKVQNQLPSSRWYSGSGIYRHVHLTVTDPIHVVRWGTFVTVPELEKTVGEGYANVRVQTDVVNEGGTPKDVEVRSLVKDANGKVVAQVTSLATALGPAPQRLTATLRVEHPTLWSLANPYRYTLETALVSEGKEVDTTSTRFGMRYFRIDPNEGFSLNGESTKIQGVDLHHDLGALGAAVHRDALVRQMTIMKSMGVNALRTAHNPPAPELIDICEEMGIVMLVEAFDSWRTGKNPYDYGRFFDEHSDADIKEMVNAAKNSPAVIMWSIGNEIPDSTSEAGLAMAQRLVEDIKSIDTSRPIVIGSDKYRRVPAPESPAARILGLLDGLGLNYNTAKSVDGLRAAFPGKFLFESESSSETSTRGVYQDPHLLNTGENYTPGKRGTSSYDNNLASWTMSGEYGLKKDRDRKFFAGEFLWSGIDYIGEPTPYDVYPVKASFFGAVDTAGFPKDMYYLFKSQWTQEPMVHLLPMNWTDHAPGQPVAVWAYANVDTVELLLNGQSLGERKFSHKKTLDGRAYLETDEATGDDKTFTSGPFPGSYTSPNGSAGKLHLSWSVPFAPGELVAVAKKDGVEVARDVLRTAGAPNTLRLTPDKTVITADGKSLVFVTAEVVDSKGVMVPSAANLIHFQVTGGALVGADNGRQESAENYKASSRTAFNGKALAIIQSSVTSGPITVTASSDGLTPGSTTIVSEGGSGSVAGSAATSTPVGPARSVGTVPAADPEIPTADASYSGSPQSVPAAMLDGNKTSGGWSNFYEKAATALLPAVSQANASDWVSLKWPQARSLDSVTAWFTTGAKRVLPASLVVTYWDGKGYVPVSHPSISWASASNQPTVISFDPVQTTELRLEMTSPAPGSATGFLQISELEVPVSR
- a CDS encoding SDR family NAD(P)-dependent oxidoreductase, which codes for MKRLENKVAVITGGGGGIGAATAKLFLQEGARVLIVGRTEEKLRKTLQELHHENLGYAVADVSRVEDTRRYIQQAAERFGGVDVLVGNAGAEGPYKPLDEHSVEDFDEVMAVNVRGCWLAVKYAFPEMRKRGGGSIVLTSSVMGLVAFPSNSAYTAAKHAVVGLARSLAHDGAPFNIRVNAVCPGVIDNDMTAGIHTRLAPGNEDVVKSRMAQRIPMQRYGTNEEIARLNLFLASDESSYSTGGVFVSDGGMTAGVRGR
- a CDS encoding type IV pilin protein, with the translated sequence MHRPNIRKHRGFTIIEFTIVTAMLSILAVIAIPNFLKRQALAAQGEAKGNLKAWFSAQRAYHEENGRYSENVHTVGFLPESGNRYAYYFGSALNCIIRNASGVTDSPNANCITVDRAEFPNNVLTPKVTPPSSPTYEGEGANPGMPGLGGCTTGIGCNISGLAAGNIDDEFRGIDSWWISTKDAQTITAACGNSETESVAGEPYNSFNDIDCD